The proteins below are encoded in one region of Alistipes indistinctus YIT 12060:
- the recG gene encoding ATP-dependent DNA helicase RecG, protein MSQPLDNDIKFLTGVGEARANLLRTELGIRTVGDLLRHYPYRYIDRTRFYRIGEIRDDSLSYIQLRARITGFQHAGGGAKKRFVATVSDGSGTAELVWFKGIGWIEKQLEMGREYIIFGRPAFFNGSLSLVHPEVESTLAQQNRPAAGVQGVYSTTEKLNNKRLGTKAIYNLVCNAWALAGERIAETLPQRILEEYRLPSLRDALHDIHFPENDQRLKAAELRLKFEELFGVQLVILADRQQRVGKNNGFLFTTVGEKFNRFYSERLPFPLTGAQKRVIREIRQDTATGHQMNRLLQGDVGSGKTLVALMSMLIAVDNGFQACLMAPTEILAAQHFATISRLTEGIASVRLLTGSTRKKERTEIASELLGGTCDILIGTHALIEEGVQFRNLGFVVIDEQHRFGVEQRAKLWLKNDSPPHVLVMTATPIPRTLAMTLYGDLDVSVIDELPPGRKPVRTVHYHDSHRLRVFGFIRDEIKKGRQVYIVYPLIKESEKMDYKDLEDGYAGITQAFPPPEYVTVVVHGKMKPADKEYGMNLFKSGTAQIMVATSVIEVGVDVPNASIMVIESAERFGLSQLHQLRGRVGRGGEQSYCILMSGDKLSAESRKRLGAMVSTSDGFELAELDLQLRGPGDMTGTQQSGLAFDLKIASLGKDGQILTLAREAAEKVLDDDPGLSKPENRQLRELAERYRPQKVMDFSMIS, encoded by the coding sequence ATGAGCCAGCCACTCGACAACGATATCAAGTTCCTCACGGGCGTCGGCGAGGCGCGCGCGAACCTGCTGCGCACGGAGCTGGGCATCCGCACCGTGGGCGACCTGCTGCGCCACTACCCGTACCGCTACATCGACCGCACCCGCTTCTACCGCATCGGCGAAATCCGCGACGATTCGCTTTCCTACATCCAGCTCCGGGCGCGCATCACCGGCTTCCAGCACGCGGGAGGCGGCGCGAAAAAACGTTTCGTCGCCACCGTGAGCGACGGTTCCGGCACAGCCGAACTGGTCTGGTTCAAAGGAATCGGCTGGATCGAAAAGCAGCTCGAAATGGGCCGTGAATACATCATTTTCGGCCGCCCAGCCTTCTTCAACGGCTCGCTCAGCCTCGTGCACCCCGAGGTCGAATCGACCCTCGCGCAGCAGAACCGGCCCGCCGCAGGCGTGCAGGGCGTCTACAGCACCACCGAAAAGCTCAACAACAAACGCCTCGGCACCAAAGCGATCTACAACCTCGTCTGCAACGCGTGGGCGCTCGCCGGGGAGCGGATCGCCGAGACGCTGCCGCAGCGCATCCTCGAAGAGTACCGGCTCCCGTCGCTGCGCGACGCGCTGCACGACATCCACTTTCCCGAAAACGACCAGAGGCTCAAAGCCGCCGAACTGCGGCTCAAGTTCGAGGAACTCTTCGGCGTGCAGCTCGTGATCCTCGCCGACCGGCAGCAGCGCGTAGGCAAGAACAACGGTTTTCTCTTCACCACTGTCGGCGAAAAGTTCAACCGCTTTTACAGCGAGCGGCTCCCCTTCCCGCTCACCGGCGCGCAGAAGCGCGTGATTCGCGAAATCCGGCAGGACACCGCCACCGGCCACCAGATGAACCGCCTGCTGCAAGGGGACGTGGGCAGCGGCAAGACGCTCGTCGCGCTGATGAGCATGCTGATCGCGGTCGACAACGGCTTCCAGGCCTGCCTGATGGCCCCGACCGAAATCCTCGCCGCACAACACTTCGCCACCATTTCGCGGCTGACCGAAGGGATCGCTTCGGTACGCCTGCTGACCGGCTCGACACGCAAGAAAGAGCGCACGGAGATCGCCTCGGAATTGCTCGGCGGCACATGCGACATCCTCATCGGCACGCACGCGCTGATCGAAGAGGGCGTTCAGTTCCGGAACCTCGGCTTCGTGGTGATCGACGAGCAGCACCGCTTCGGGGTCGAGCAGCGCGCGAAGCTGTGGCTCAAAAACGACTCGCCGCCGCACGTGCTGGTAATGACCGCGACGCCGATCCCGCGCACGCTGGCGATGACCCTCTACGGCGACCTGGACGTCTCGGTGATTGACGAACTGCCGCCGGGCCGCAAACCGGTGCGCACGGTGCACTACCACGACTCGCACCGCCTGCGGGTGTTCGGCTTCATCCGCGACGAAATCAAAAAGGGCCGGCAGGTCTACATCGTCTATCCGCTGATCAAGGAGTCCGAAAAGATGGACTACAAAGACCTCGAAGACGGCTATGCGGGCATCACGCAGGCCTTCCCGCCGCCGGAGTACGTGACGGTCGTGGTACACGGCAAGATGAAGCCCGCCGACAAGGAGTACGGCATGAACCTCTTCAAGAGCGGCACGGCGCAGATCATGGTGGCCACCTCGGTGATCGAGGTAGGCGTCGACGTGCCCAACGCGTCGATCATGGTGATCGAAAGCGCCGAGCGTTTCGGCCTCTCGCAGCTGCACCAGCTCCGCGGCCGCGTGGGGCGCGGCGGGGAACAGTCCTACTGCATCCTGATGAGCGGCGACAAGCTCTCGGCGGAATCGCGCAAGCGGCTCGGCGCGATGGTGTCGACTTCCGACGGTTTCGAGCTGGCCGAACTGGACCTGCAGCTACGCGGCCCGGGAGACATGACCGGTACGCAGCAGAGCGGGCTGGCGTTCGACCTGAAGATCGCGAGCCTGGGCAAGGACGGACAGATACTCACCCTCGCGCGGGAGGCGGCCGAAAAGGTTCTCGACGACGATCCGGGACTTTCGAAGCCGGAAAACCGGCAGCTGCGCGAACTGGCCGAAAGGTACCGTCCGCAAAAAGTGATGGATTTCAGCATGATTTCATAA
- the ispG gene encoding (E)-4-hydroxy-3-methylbut-2-enyl-diphosphate synthase produces the protein MRKYCDSLTAYARAATRPVAVGSVVIGGGNPVRIQSMTNTDTNDTEASAAQVRRIAGAGGEIVRLTAQGRREAANLAAIRARLREEGCSVPLVADIHFVPEAALVAAENVEKVRINPGNFNDRGGQFDRLVALCREHGTALRIGVNHGSLSAAVMERYGDTPEGMVASAVEYLALCRERGFDPVVVSLKSSNVRVMVQAYRLLAAEMRERGWDYPLHLGVTEAGDDMEGRIKSAVGIGALLADGLGDTIRVSLTEAPEREIPVARQLADYFAAREGHAPIPAVDESFYSPYEYRRRRSEPVEGVGGDRPPVIWSELPEALRGKVFYADIHSVGEVPDGRIVVLTTANGNGVAEQRAFFLRMEQAGKRNPVIVKRSYRERSLEALQVKAAADTGMLFLDGYGDGLWIENETPAGDGPSAAGGLSGAATISAAGEARVGDAMSAAGGCSGKEQAAQMAGPGTPVPGADDTITPERIDALSLAILQAARVRISKAEYIACPSCGRTLYDLQETLAAIKARTAHLVGVKIGVMGCIVNGPGEMADADYGYVGAGPGRITLYRGREVVRRGIPQAEALDELVALLRADGKWREP, from the coding sequence ATGAGAAAATATTGCGATTCGCTTACCGCTTATGCGCGTGCGGCCACCCGTCCGGTGGCGGTGGGAAGCGTGGTGATCGGCGGGGGGAATCCCGTGCGGATCCAGTCGATGACCAACACCGACACGAACGATACCGAGGCCTCTGCGGCGCAGGTACGGCGCATTGCCGGGGCGGGCGGCGAGATCGTGCGGCTCACCGCGCAGGGACGCCGCGAGGCGGCGAACCTCGCCGCGATCCGCGCCCGGCTGCGGGAGGAGGGATGCTCCGTGCCGTTGGTGGCCGATATCCATTTCGTGCCGGAGGCGGCCCTCGTGGCGGCTGAAAATGTAGAGAAGGTGCGCATCAACCCCGGTAATTTCAACGACCGGGGCGGCCAGTTCGACCGCCTGGTCGCCCTCTGCCGCGAGCACGGCACGGCGCTGCGCATCGGCGTGAACCACGGTTCGCTGTCGGCCGCCGTGATGGAGCGCTACGGCGATACGCCCGAGGGGATGGTCGCTTCGGCGGTCGAGTACCTCGCCCTCTGCCGCGAGCGCGGGTTCGATCCGGTGGTGGTGTCGCTCAAGTCGAGCAACGTGCGCGTGATGGTGCAGGCTTACCGGCTGCTGGCCGCCGAGATGCGCGAACGGGGCTGGGACTACCCGCTCCACCTGGGCGTCACCGAGGCGGGCGACGACATGGAGGGGCGCATCAAGTCGGCGGTGGGCATCGGCGCGCTGCTGGCCGACGGTCTCGGCGACACGATCCGCGTCTCGCTGACCGAGGCGCCCGAGCGCGAAATTCCCGTCGCACGGCAGCTGGCCGATTACTTTGCCGCCCGCGAGGGACACGCGCCGATTCCGGCCGTGGACGAATCGTTTTACTCGCCGTACGAATACCGCCGCCGCCGCTCGGAGCCGGTGGAGGGCGTCGGAGGCGACCGGCCCCCGGTAATCTGGAGCGAGCTGCCCGAGGCGCTGCGCGGGAAGGTCTTTTACGCCGATATACATTCCGTCGGGGAGGTGCCCGACGGGCGTATCGTGGTGCTCACTACCGCGAACGGCAACGGCGTGGCCGAGCAGCGCGCCTTTTTCCTGCGCATGGAGCAGGCGGGCAAACGCAACCCGGTCATTGTCAAACGCAGTTACCGCGAACGCTCGCTGGAGGCGTTGCAGGTGAAGGCCGCCGCCGACACGGGCATGTTGTTTTTGGACGGTTACGGCGACGGGCTTTGGATCGAAAACGAAACGCCTGCAGGAGACGGACCCTCTGCCGCAGGCGGCCTGAGTGGTGCCGCAACGATATCCGCCGCTGGCGAAGCGCGGGTCGGGGATGCGATGTCCGCTGCGGGCGGATGCAGTGGAAAAGAGCAGGCCGCGCAGATGGCGGGTCCCGGAACGCCGGTTCCCGGGGCGGACGATACGATTACCCCGGAGCGGATCGACGCGCTGAGCCTCGCGATCCTGCAGGCAGCCCGCGTGCGCATCTCGAAGGCCGAATACATCGCCTGCCCGAGCTGCGGACGGACGCTCTACGACCTGCAGGAGACGCTCGCGGCGATCAAGGCGCGCACGGCGCACCTGGTCGGGGTGAAAATCGGCGTGATGGGCTGCATCGTCAACGGTCCCGGTGAAATGGCCGATGCGGATTACGGTTACGTGGGCGCAGGCCCCGGACGCATTACGCTCTACCGCGGCCGCGAGGTGGTGCGGCGGGGTATCCCGCAGGCCGAAGCGCTCGACGAGCTGGTCGCGCTGCTGCGCGCCGACGGCAAGTGGCGCGAACCGTAG
- a CDS encoding aspartate aminotransferase family protein translates to MKPNLRQLFFEHVGQTSDFPMGLEVERAEGVWLLGPNGKKWIDLISGVSVSNVGHNNPAVVEAVCSQARDYLHLMVYGEVIQSPQVRYAARIAELLPPRLQSVYFVNSGSEAVEGALKLAKRYTGRTELVSFKNAYHGSTHGSLSVMGGEEYRNSYRPLLPDVQQLRFNRPEDLEQITARTACVIVEPVQGEGGIQLPAPGFLEALRRRCDETGALLIFDEIQTGTGRTGTLYYFQQAGVTPDILCTAKSFGGGMPLGAFISSDGIMSTLKTNPVLGHITTFGGHPVCCAAGLAALEYLLGEGLMQQADAKGARYEQAMRAHPAVKEVRRAGLLMAVEFGDAALCERVVQRAVETGLLTEWFLFWPTALRIAPPLTITDDEIDASCRILLDAIDHAVARAGGR, encoded by the coding sequence ATGAAACCGAACCTCAGACAACTCTTTTTCGAACACGTCGGACAGACTTCCGATTTCCCGATGGGCCTCGAGGTCGAGCGCGCCGAAGGCGTGTGGCTGCTCGGCCCGAACGGCAAAAAGTGGATCGACCTGATCTCGGGCGTCTCGGTCAGCAACGTCGGCCACAACAACCCGGCGGTCGTCGAAGCGGTCTGCTCGCAGGCGCGCGACTACCTGCACCTGATGGTCTACGGCGAGGTGATCCAGTCGCCTCAGGTTCGCTATGCCGCCCGCATCGCCGAACTGCTGCCGCCCCGACTGCAATCGGTCTACTTCGTCAATTCGGGCAGCGAAGCGGTCGAAGGGGCGCTCAAGCTGGCCAAACGCTACACGGGCCGCACCGAACTGGTCTCGTTTAAAAACGCCTACCACGGCAGCACGCACGGCTCGCTGAGCGTAATGGGCGGGGAGGAGTACCGCAATTCGTACCGTCCGCTGCTGCCCGACGTGCAGCAGCTGAGGTTCAACCGTCCCGAAGACCTGGAACAAATCACCGCCCGCACGGCCTGCGTCATCGTCGAGCCGGTGCAGGGCGAAGGGGGTATCCAGCTGCCCGCACCCGGTTTCCTCGAAGCGCTGCGGCGCCGCTGCGACGAAACCGGAGCCCTGTTGATCTTCGACGAAATCCAGACCGGCACGGGCCGCACCGGCACGCTCTACTACTTCCAGCAGGCGGGAGTCACCCCGGACATCCTCTGCACCGCAAAATCCTTCGGCGGCGGCATGCCGCTGGGCGCATTCATCTCGTCGGACGGGATCATGTCTACGCTCAAGACCAACCCGGTGCTGGGGCACATCACCACCTTCGGCGGACACCCGGTCTGCTGCGCGGCGGGACTCGCGGCGCTCGAATACCTGCTCGGCGAAGGACTGATGCAGCAGGCCGATGCGAAAGGAGCCCGCTATGAACAGGCGATGCGCGCGCACCCGGCCGTAAAAGAGGTGCGCCGCGCCGGACTGCTGATGGCCGTCGAATTCGGCGACGCGGCGCTCTGCGAGCGGGTCGTACAGCGCGCCGTGGAGACGGGCCTGCTCACCGAATGGTTCCTCTTCTGGCCCACGGCGCTGCGCATCGCACCGCCGCTGACGATCACCGACGACGAGATCGACGCCTCGTGCCGCATCCTGCTCGATGCGATCGACCATGCCGTAGCACGGGCAGGTGGCAGGTAA